One window of Triticum dicoccoides isolate Atlit2015 ecotype Zavitan chromosome 5A, WEW_v2.0, whole genome shotgun sequence genomic DNA carries:
- the LOC119303597 gene encoding uncharacterized protein LOC119303597 encodes MATGGAPKPEEETVVFPDWVMLERIFRKRCHDDLDAAGEAVNKNKTAAPVKIDSVHSCFVSFTLAAPPGSSYFNLHWPERQGSEELLAFVRAVDKNLVLFDIAIPDPIRYRDAPPDLFVYTASAPPLSVQQLPRRSTKQFLAHKFTTGILQLEAEHCYIVADLNVRPKKKGASAELCVFNSGANEWRIIPEVLADKLPDLWWTDDVFAFDGRFLCWVDYFSGVVLCDFSKNVDSQVLHFVPFPGGIKYPDDARFPRYFPGRFRSVSISQGMMRYVHIDNDFHQTVHSGWRGIAPKRSKRRQKQLTHKITIWTLNSKFEWEVHCEINLDCLWAQPRYRGLSLPWRLPEFPVISMDDPGVLCCLLRAKEFAGKEWMIMVDMKHADLQSCTDVNVEDKFSNTTQLSTVFSKYLQKANRDGMGQH; translated from the coding sequence ATGGCCACCGGAGGCGCCCCAAAGCCGGAGGAGGAGACCGTCGTCTTCCCCGATTGGGTGATGCTGGAACGCATCTTCCGCAAACGGTGCCACGACGACCTAGACGCTGCTGGTGAGGCCGTCAACAAGAACAAGACCGCCGCTCCAGTCAAGATTGACAGCGTCCACTCCTGCTTCGTCTCCTTCACCCTCGCAGCTCCTCCAGGTTCCTCCTACTTCAACCTCCATTGGCCGGAGAGACAAGGCTCAGAAGAACTCCTTGCCttcgtccgggcagtcgacaagaACCTTGTCCTCTTCGACATCGCGATCCCCGACCCGATTCGCTACAGGGACGCTCCGCCAGATCTGTTCGTCTACACGGCCTCTGCTCCTCCCCTCTCGGTGCAGCAGCTTCCTCGGCGCAGCACAAAGCAGTTCCTGGCTCATAAGTTCACCACCGGCATTCTGCAGCTCGAAGCGGAGCACTGCTACATCGTTGCCGACCTCAATGTCCGCCCCAagaaaaagggcgctagtgctgaACTCTGTGtcttcaactccggcgccaacgagTGGAGAATCATCCCCGAGGTGCTTGCTGATAAGCTCCCTGACCTCTGGTGGACCGATGATGTGTTTGCTTTCGATGGCCGTTTCCTTTGCTGGGTGGACTACTTCAGCGGCGTTGTGCTATGCGACTTCTCCAAAAATGTGGACTCCCAGGTGCTCCACTTCGTGCCTTTTCCTGGAGGAATCAAATACCCTGATGACGCACGGTTCCCGAGGTACTTCCCAGGGAGGTTCCGAAGTGTGTCCATCAGCCAAGGCATGATGCGCTATGTCCATATTGACAATGACTTTCATCAGACAGTCCACAGTGGCTGGCGAGGGATTGCTCCTAAGAGAAGCAAACGGCGGCAGAAGCAGCTAACCCACAAAATCACCATTTGGACGTTGAACTCCAAGTTCGAGTGGGAGGTGCATTGTGAGATCAACCTGGATTGTCTCTGGGCACAACCTCGTTACCGAGGTCTGAGCTTACCTTGGCGTCTTCCTGAGTTCCCAGTCATCAGCATGGATGACCCGGGTGTTCTGTGCTGCCTGCTGAGGGCGAAGGAATTTGCTGGCAAGGAGTGGATGATCATGGTTGACATGAAGCATGCGGATCTGCAGTCATGTACTGATGTGAATGTAGAAGACAAGTTCTCTAATACCACCCAACTTTCAACTGTCTTCTCCAAATACCTTCAAAAGGCGAACAG